The Malus domestica chromosome 17, GDT2T_hap1 genome contains the following window.
TTTCTTACAATCATGAACAACCCTATCAGCAAACACCCTAATAAAACTCTCACTCCTCTTCTCCTTCCCCTTTTTTTCCACATGATAACCATGTGCATGGCCGTGGACTCGCCGCCAATCTACCGTCCGTCTGAACAAATCACCCTTCAATGTGGCTCTTCCGGTACCAAATTCAGCCAAGACTCCCGATATTGGGATGGAGATATTGACACATCTTTTTTTCCATTCGGAGCAGCTGGTAACAAATCCATATTCAAAGAAGCACCTTCTCCCTCTTCTTCCGGCCAAGTGCCTTACAGCACAGCAAGGCTTTCCCGCTTTGAATTTACCTACACATTTCCACTCTCTTCCGGCCCAAAGTTCATCCGCTTGTATTTCTACCCAGCATCATACGCCCCCAACTTCAACCGATCCCAAGCCCTCTTCTCAGTCAAAGCCGGTGGCTTTACCCTTCTCCACGACTTCAACGCTTCAGCCACGGCTGATGCTTCTGCCTCGGATACTATATACAGAGAGTTCTGCCTCCACACCGAGTCAGGACAGAATTTGAGTATCACATTCACTCCAAGCAAAGCAAGCCCAGATGCCTACGCGTTTATCAATGGGATTGAAATTATCTCCATGCCCCCATATCTTTACTACACTTCACCCCAGAGCCCAGTTGGGGTTGCTTATGTAGGCAGCAAAAACACGATTCGCATCGAGAACAACACTGCTCTGGAGATGGTGTACCGAATCAATATCGGTGACGAAAGGCGGATCTATTCCGATCAGGACACTGGTATGTACCGCAATTGGGATGGTTTGGGAGACGATTACAACTACTTAGACGATTTAAGTAGGAAGTTTAGTGTTTTACCACATAACAGTAGCGTTCAGCTTGACTTTTCTGGAATACCAGAGTACTCTGCTCCGAAAGAAGTTTACCAAACCGGCCGCTCAATGGGCATGAACAAGACCATAAACAAGAGCTACAATCTCACCTGGGAATTCCCTGTGGATTCAATGTTTGCTTACTTGGTTAGGCTTCATTTTTGTGAGTTTGATGCTTATGTTACGATGCCCCAAGACAGGCTATTTCATATCTACATCTCCAATCAATCCGTTGAGCAAATGGCAGATATAATCTTGTGGAGCGGTGGAAATGGAAAACCAGTGTACAGAGACTACGTTGTGTTCATGTCGGGGAACCCTGCAATCCCAAAGAAAGTCAATCTCTTTCTTGCACTGGAAGCAAGCAAGCAGGATTGGTTGACTAAATACAACGACGCAATCTTGAACGGACTCGAAATGTTCAAACTCAGTACAAATCAGAATCTCGCCAGACAAAGCCCCGACCCACCTCCTATAGCCCCAACAAACGGGACATCAAAACCAAGCACCAGGTCAAGAACTCCTTTGCTTGCCACGGTCATTGGTGTAGCTTCCGGCATACTTGGACTCTCTGTTCTTGGGTTCTTGGTTTTTAGGCGGTGGCAGAAAGTCAAGGGCACTGGCTCGGATGGGTCGTCATCTTTACCACCACATTTGTGTCGTTGCTTTTCACTGTCGGAGATAAAAGCCGCCACCCAAAACTTCAGCCAGGGTTTCATTGTTGGTGTTGGAGGCTTTGGTCACGTGTACAAAGGGCATATCGACGGCGGGGCCACTCCCGTTGCGATCAAACGGCTGAAACCCGAGTCAAAGCAGGGAGCCTGTGAGTTCAAGACGGAAATCGAACTGCTCTCGCAACTCAGACACCGCCATTTGGTGTCTCTCATTGGGTACTGTACCGATAAAAATGAGATGATTTTGGTGTACGATTACATGTCTCGTGGGACACTCGCTGATCATCTCTACCACAACGACAACCCACCTCTCTCCTGGGGACAACGGCTCCAAATTTGCATTGGCGCCGCACGAGGGTTGCGCTACCTTCACAGCGATGCGCAGGGCACTATCATCCACCGTGACGTGAAGAGCACAAACATTTTATTGGATGAGAAATGGGTGGCCAAGGTTTCGGATTTTGGATTGTCGAAAATGGGCACGACCACCATGTCCAAGACCCACATTAGCACGGCCGTGAAAGGCAGTTTCGGTTACCTAGACCCGGAATACTACCGACGTCAACAACTAACGGTGAAGTCCGATGTGTACTCATTCGGTGTAGTGTTGTGTGAAGTACTGTGCTCAAGACCAGCCGTGGTGCATGCAGTGGAGACAAGGCAAATGAACTTGGCTGAATGGGCCAAGAGCTGCCATCGCGACAGGGAACTTGATCAAATTATTGATCCGAACATGAAGGGTAAGATTGAAACCGAGTGTTTGAACAAGTTTGTGGAAATTGCTATGAGTTGCATCAATGATAATGGGATCGAGCGGCCGACAATGAATGATGTTGTGAGAGGGCTTGAGTTTGCATTGCAACTACACCAGAAGTGCGGTGAAAGGAACGACGAGTATGCCTTGGCTAGTGTGCCAGGTTGCGCTACGAATGAATCCGTTCAGTGCATATCCAGGAAGATCTTCTCAGAAATCAACAATTCGAATGGGAGATGATGAGCAACATTAGAGTAATCTGGCTAGAATTATATGTTGTGTTAGCAAGCCAGTAACCATTTCTTATCAATTGTGTTTGTACCGAAACGAATGCTGAATTACTTGCAGTGCCTCACATTGTGTTGTTCTGCTTCTGGAACAGCTAATAGCACTTTCTACCAACAAACTGCACTTATGGCTGCGCTACTGCTCAAGCGAATATATTGCATGTGATCCAATATCTTACTGGATGTAGTGTTGGGTTTCTACCTATGCGTTCCGAATTTAAAACTCTTCCTCCCCTTAATTGTTGTAATATTTTCAAATCCTCCATCTTCCCTTAAtaatgatcatttttttttaatttaaaaaaaaaaactttccacATATTTGAACTAAGGGATGACATGTACAGTGACCCTCCCATTGATAGCCAAATTAAGAGCACTAAAGTAGACTAAGAATCGGCTATATGGGTTCTCCAGTAGGTTGTACAGATTGAACAAACTGTAAACAAAATTCTTCATCTGGACTTTCAGACTTTGTAACAACATTGCAGATAACAGTGAATACGCACTCAAAGATCTGGAAGGAAACAAAAATACATGAATTTGTGTATGATGAGCATTGACAAAACCGTTAGGATGGATAAAAACACTCATTCTCTTTTTATTTGAAGTATTCAATTCAACGACTAGAAATATCGAGTAGTGAGTACAAGTAAAAttgtgcgatggcaagtgccttcgtccatgggcggtaggtctcgggttcgagacttgggagcagcctctccataaatgggggtaaggctagccgacattcacctctcccagaccctgcgtaaagcgagagccttgtgcactgggtacgaccagATTGTTGTCAAATACTCATGTTATAGCATGTCAAATTAAGATACTATCACTTTACGATCCAAATTTAAGAACAGACTCATGTGGTAATACAAATTCACTTATGTTATAACACGTAAATTAATAACACTACGTAACAATTTGAACATTGTACAAAAAGTTTCTCCACTTGCCCATTGATTTAGGACCCAATGCAACTTTGGGCAACTATTAAACATCAAAATCATTGGGGACAAGGTTTATTAAACAAGGTGTTAGGTCACATCGTCACAGGATACTGCTAATCCCTTATGTTATAGCATGTGAATTAATAACACTGCAGTCTGGCCATCACAGTAAACAATTTCTCCAACAAGAAGAATATCCGAAACTTGAAACCAAACAATCAATGGTGAATCCATGAACAATTCAAAGCATACCAAAAAATAATCTCATCTATTTAACTCTTAAGGTCTTCTGGTTACAGCCACTAGACACTACAACTATGCaggaaaaataattaattaaaaaagcagCACTAAAACTAAGCAAACCCCATCACAGGAATCTCAAAAGCTTCTGGTAAAACGAGAAGACCTCAAGTTTCTGGTAAAAATAATCCTAAACCTACAGCAAAATGCCTCTTCATCTCATTACCACAATGTCAGCGTCTTAGCTTTTCACTCATTAGATTATGATTAAACTACTTACCATCAACACTTCCGAGCGTGCCAATCACGAAACCAATCTTGTTGAAATATTCCCGCAAAAAAATCCCGATGCACGTATTAGCTTTTATGCAGAAACAGCATTCTGGTTTGCTTCACTTGAGCGTCCGCCCCTCCCTCGTGCCTGATAACCATATCCACTGCGCCCAGCTGGGCCACCCCTGCCTCGGCCTGAGAATTCGCCCCTTCTCACATATTCGTTTCTGCCAAAGCTCCGGCCACCGCCATAGTTCCCACGGCCTCTAAAGCTGTCATTTCGGAACCCACCCCTTCCAGCAGGAGGAAATCTACCTCTTTCACTGCTACCAACTGGAAACACAAGCAGTCTTCTTGCATGAGCTTTTCAAATATCTTCAGATGACACATTCTATTGAATTAGTGAAGGATAACAGCATAGACTGTATGTCCACTTACCTCGAGTGGTAGTTCTCTTTATCTCGATGACAGCTTGACGGCCACCAATAGTGATTGGTGAAGCCTAAAACATTAGGTTCTCTTATTAGATACACAAGAAACCCAATCAAACATCAGAAATAATATAAACGAAACATGAATGAAGTTCCAAAGGCACTCCTGGAAACATGAAACTATGACAACTCAAACTACATGCACTTAGAGCTTAAACTAACACACTGCGAAGATTGTATTACCCATCAGCTACGGTGAAAGAACATCTAAACTTGATTGAACAGAGTACCAAAATACAAGGCCAATAAGAAGATGATAAGAAATAATTCCCATATCCTATTCATACTGTTCAAATCAGTCTGACTTGATTTTCATGAGGGAGAGCAATCAAAAGTTAGAATCATAGAAATTAATAATACTGCATCCAGATTCTATAGAAAATCATATTTCAAAGAACGCAAAATAACCTACCTGAATGGCACTATTCATGGAACTTGAAGACTCGAACTCAACAAATCCAAAACAGTGGCCCTGGAGCtgcacacacacaaaataacaTGCAAGGGTTGATAAATCTATCAGAAAATCCAGAGCCGAGCGGGAGATACTTTTGGGATGCAAAAACACTAACTTTCTTATTTCGGACTTGGACGCCTCCTTGCTTTATTGGTCcaaatttcttgaattcttcCTGAAGCTGATCAGTCGTCACGTTTAAGGGCAAATTCCTTATGTAAATAGAATAGCCCTCAACTATAACAAATGCAATTGTTTCATTACAGAAACAAGATAAAACGATTAAATTTAGATAAATacaaatttacaaaatatattttagttttatgaagATTTTCAAAAGGAAACTTGCAAATATACAGAGaagaaaaaaggggaaaaagtcAGAAAAGCCAAGCATACCTTCCTCATTAGTATCACTACTCTCTAAGGCACTAGTGCTAGTTGGGGCTGATGCTTCAGGCACAGAAGCAGGTGCAGTTGGCCCAGGCAAATTAGTTTCCGCTTTCTTAGAAGCCACTCTTACAGTATTAGTAGGCACATAAACCTTACTTGGTCCCGGACTCCCTTTAGGAACTTTAACCTACAATAAAATttgattagtttttgtaacTATTTAAGAAAAATTCTGCCTAAAACGGAAAAATTTGTTCCCCTTAACTCACAATTGATGCATACGACTTCTTCGAACTATCCTCTTGGGCTGTCGTAGAAGCCGGCTCAACTGCCACAGTGACATCGTTCCCATTTGAATAAGACGGGGGTTCCATGTCAGATTCTGTAGTGTATTGTCTCTCATGGTCTGATGTGTCATAAGTTTCCTCAACCATAATTGGATTCTCTTCAACTTGAGTAGTTTCCAGATCAGGTGCAGGAGGATCAGGAACATGAGTTGcctctgcaaacaaataatAGGAAGTGTAAACAAGTTCCTGCTGCAATACCAAAACTAGAGTAACAAAAAAGAACAGAAAATGTAAGATATGATTACCTGGATCCTGGCTTGAGAGGATTGTTGCAGCATCATTAACTTCATTAACTGAATGGTTTTCTAAAAGATCTCCATCTTCCACAAATCTAAAGACATCATTCAATACAAAGAACCCATTGTCTTGAGGGGCAAGAAAAAATGATTGGGCGAATTTCCTTTTCAAGTTATCCTTGCCTGTTAAACAACCAGTAACTAACACAGTCACCCCATCTTCATAAGACTTCTGAGCATCAGCAGTCTTTATCTCAGCCTTATATTTGTTGTAATTTAAGGAAAGGATCTTCTCATTGATTCCCTGCTCGAAGAAAACATTGACAGAAAATAAGACTGTTGaccttgagaatttgagagcATGAAACAGATCAAACTTAAAGGGACCACGCGCAAATGATCAGGTAAACAATCAATGTGCTTCAATAGTTCGGCGGACCATACGGTATCCAAATCAACAAACATAAAAGAACTGCCTATATCAAGCGCCAACATGCATTTGTTTATTAATGTACTCTTTGATGGTTTTAGCACATTTTTCAACAAATGTTCCTTACAAAAGGTAGAACCAAGTAATAGACCATTGGTACTTACTTGCATAGTGGTCACTGATGTCATCACGCCATTGGAATCAGGCCGGCTTAGTATGCTTGAATCCTGATAAAACCGATGGACCAGGCCTGGGTTATTATGAAGAATATGGTAATACTGCTCAATGAAAGCATTTCCAACAAGTTGGGCACTAGGAGTGGGTCGAGAAATTGCATTCTGCAAGGCCATTCTGCGCAAAAAATCCAGAAATAAAATACCACTAAACAATTGTTCATATCTCATTAAACCAATCATTAAGATAACTAATTGAAAACCACAAGGGGTAGTGAGTAAGAGATATGAAGAAACGTTCAGAAAATTCCATAAATAAAACATAGAAATAAGCACCTATAATGTATCAAAGGTACTAAAGAACCCGTGCTGAAGACTAATCCTTCTttccaagaaagaaagaaaagaaaatgccaAAAGTAAAGTAATAACTGCCAATAGATAGTAGGAACTAAGAACTTAGCGACCAATTTCGATTACATTGTATGGACACAAAACACGAAGGAGCTAGCGATATAAAATACAACTTTCTTATAAAGAAAACCGAAGAGCCAATCGCAGAGAGAGCTGAAACCACCACATTCTGAGAAAGGCCCTACAATCACCATAAATTACAACCATTTTCCACAAAAACGAGAACCACATATCTGCTCAGTGAGCACTGAAAATTTAGGCAAATTCCAACATTTGGGGGAACAAACTGATAAAACCTAAATCCTCAGAAGCAGCAGACCCACATAACCTGGATCCAAACCCAGTAAACCTCAAGaactaaaccctaaaaccaacCTCATACcccaaaataaacaaaacccaTCTCACAAAACCAGAGAAATTGACAAATCAATCAATAACCCGCCCAACATTCACACCCACCgagcataaaatcacaaaattaACTCGATTAATCCTCCAATTAGGGCAATGCTCGATCACAGAAACTAGTAAAAATCCGAGCAATAATTCGATTCAAataacagaaagaaagaaaaaaaagcttcaTGAAATCCAAAATACAACCTTGAAAATCATACGGTAAGTAAAGTTAGATGGAATAATCAGAGAAATGAAAGCGAATAGAAGTTACCCTTTTGTGGGAATGCTATATTGGTTTGGGAGAGACAGAGCTTTGGGGACGGTGGAGATGGTAGGGTACCTTCCGCCAAACAAGAGTGAGCGAGTGAGACAGACTGAGAGCGAacgagcgagagagagagagacagagagagggaCAGACGAACAGTTAGCGCACGATAAAAAGGAAGAGTCTTTGGTAGACGCCAACAACCAACCCTGATGCAAATTCACACTTTGGGTTTGGAGTGCCCAGAATGGTTCAAGTATAACTCTTTTACACTTTTcgaacatttttatttttactttttagaaattagggttttggtcgTCCAATTAGAAATTTCTTCGATGCTACGTaccattgaaaataaaagagtCTTAAGGGTGAAGCTTCATCTATCAAATTCGTGCATCAAATTATATGACACAAACGCCGAAATAGTTATTAAGGTTATTAAACgaaaaaaaagataaagagtgaaaatatgcaaaatgactaaatttttttttcttctttttgagaTGGTAAATTTTAAGTTCTGataataatattataaaaaaagtgCCTATAATAATTCTCATGTTGAAAACACTGGCAATGTTGAAACCGTTGGCAGTTTAATGAATGCCCGTATAGATTTTCAATACCCACACAAAGTGATGTAGACTTTGGAAATAAAGGAGATCGTATTTTCAAAgtcatgtgctgtaaatttcaaAATGTAAGAATATGTTTGTATgaagttgctctataaatagagcgtTCCGACTGCTATCAAAACATacagagaaaagggaaagataAATAACATCATTATCTATCCCTccatcttttatttgtcatccccTTGTGTTATAGTTACAGTGTAATATTTTACTTCTACTTCGTTCCTGTCActagtaaaggttatctctctaacttttacttatttataacatctcaattgtttttgtttactaAATCTTCTATTAACGTATTCAAGGTCCGGTGGTTAGGGCATTTTTTTTCACTAATTCTCAATTAGTGTAAAAGGGCTTTATACTAATTCTCAATTAGTGTAAAATAggatttgtaataaaaaaaaatatattattaataGGAATTAGGATTTTGAAAGCTTTTAAATATTGGTTTTAGAATTGGATGTTTTGTTAACTTAGTTTTCTACACATGTATGTaaaggttctaaaaaatgttAGTTGTTAATCAAGCGGCTCGTTGAATTTGGCAACTAAGCAAAGACTAAGCAGGGGCGAACTCGACATATTCAAGTAAATTTACACCAATTCATaacaaacataaaagaaaaacagagaTTCAACCTGCTCCAAAGAACAAACACCTTCTCTCAGTTGACGAGTACATATGAAATGAGGCTTCAAACTTCAAAGGGTTTCAAGACCTTTGGCATATAGAGATGCAAAAGCCTCCATATGATGTTTTTCCAAAACCAACCCAATGTCAACAGCGCCACCACCGTTCTTGCCATTTGAAAAAGTGATCGCTCCGGTGCCATTTTTTCGAAACACTTCAGTACTCCTCGGCCTTCTCCATCCAAAATCAGTGCCACAAATGTCAAACCGATGCGATCCAGTCGTATATACTCTGTGAGGTTCAGCAGCACTACTATTCTGTCCATCAGAGAGGTACAATCTTGAAACCAAATCTTCCTCGCCATTCAAAACACCCCCGTTGTCCAAACCTTTAATGGCTTCACTGATCGCATTTACCGCCACAACCAACCCGTCTTCTCCCAAAAGTCCTTTTCCTTCTGCAACTGTTCGACAGGACGTTACAGAGTTTCCGAAAGTTTGCAGGTTAAGGAGGGTCTAAGCGTGACCGTCAGTCCACGCTAATAAACATACGTATTTTGTCCCCCTTcattttttcttcctctccttgttCTACTTTTACTAAGCATACCCATGTGTACGCGCACGTTAGCGAAAACGTTGACATATGAAACGATGGATCACGTTCTTGTTGCTGTTTGTGCTGATCTCTTTCATTCTGGTCATGACATATTTCCGTAAAGCTTGTATCTTCGCGCTTGTGAATTCGAAGCTGCCTCGAAAGGAATTTGGTACCGCTGGAGATTTATAGTGGGCTGCGACCTTCAGGCTTCGATTGTTTTGTCTTCTGTCCATGTTTAGAAACTGGTTCAAGTAGATCGCTTCGAGTTGGAGACCGATCGGGTGTTGGATTACGCTTCTGTCATAAAATGGTTTGAGCTGATCCGGTAACAAAATATCATTAGATTGATGAAATTGTTTGCATATGTGATCCCATGATTTCAGAAACAAGAAGAGAGTGTTGCCGCTGCATGGTGCATCGATATGCCAAGGAAAAGCCGCCGCTGTTGGGAAAGATGGTGATTTGCAACGCCATAACGGCTGCTTTTTCATGAGATACGGCCAGTTGGGGTACAAAAGGATGGTATTCTTTGGGTTCGATTTTAAAGTCATTGCTTGTGAGGTGGTGGAAATCGGCATCAGATTCGGCTACTGTGAGCGAAAGGGTGTCGCCTTGGACGTAATTGAGGGTGGGTTTGGGGGAGTTTTCGGGCCACGTGATGTTTCCCGCTAGAGGTAGAAAATGTTGGAGGGTGATAGAGAGCGAGTTTTCGAGTTTTGGAATAATTGTTGAATGAAAGAAGAGTAAAGTGTCTGCAGGTGAAGAGCAAGGCAATATTTCATAGAAGAAAAGGCGATGGAAGGGTGGAAACCTTATCCATAGGAGGTCGAAGAAGGTTAGCGGAAGAGACCACTCGTGAAGTATTAGTTCGGTGCGTGATTGACTTGCGATACGGCTGAAACGGTACCATCTTTGT
Protein-coding sequences here:
- the LOC103442845 gene encoding receptor-like protein kinase FERONIA, with protein sequence MNNPISKHPNKTLTPLLLPLFFHMITMCMAVDSPPIYRPSEQITLQCGSSGTKFSQDSRYWDGDIDTSFFPFGAAGNKSIFKEAPSPSSSGQVPYSTARLSRFEFTYTFPLSSGPKFIRLYFYPASYAPNFNRSQALFSVKAGGFTLLHDFNASATADASASDTIYREFCLHTESGQNLSITFTPSKASPDAYAFINGIEIISMPPYLYYTSPQSPVGVAYVGSKNTIRIENNTALEMVYRINIGDERRIYSDQDTGMYRNWDGLGDDYNYLDDLSRKFSVLPHNSSVQLDFSGIPEYSAPKEVYQTGRSMGMNKTINKSYNLTWEFPVDSMFAYLVRLHFCEFDAYVTMPQDRLFHIYISNQSVEQMADIILWSGGNGKPVYRDYVVFMSGNPAIPKKVNLFLALEASKQDWLTKYNDAILNGLEMFKLSTNQNLARQSPDPPPIAPTNGTSKPSTRSRTPLLATVIGVASGILGLSVLGFLVFRRWQKVKGTGSDGSSSLPPHLCRCFSLSEIKAATQNFSQGFIVGVGGFGHVYKGHIDGGATPVAIKRLKPESKQGACEFKTEIELLSQLRHRHLVSLIGYCTDKNEMILVYDYMSRGTLADHLYHNDNPPLSWGQRLQICIGAARGLRYLHSDAQGTIIHRDVKSTNILLDEKWVAKVSDFGLSKMGTTTMSKTHISTAVKGSFGYLDPEYYRRQQLTVKSDVYSFGVVLCEVLCSRPAVVHAVETRQMNLAEWAKSCHRDRELDQIIDPNMKGKIETECLNKFVEIAMSCINDNGIERPTMNDVVRGLEFALQLHQKCGERNDEYALASVPGCATNESVQCISRKIFSEINNSNGR
- the LOC103442430 gene encoding nuclear transport factor 2-like isoform X1, which codes for MFEKCKRVILEPFWALQTQSVNLHQGWLLASTKDSSFLSCANCSSVPLSVSLSLARSLSVCLTRSLLFGGRYPTISTVPKALSLPNQYSIPTKGMALQNAISRPTPSAQLVGNAFIEQYYHILHNNPGLVHRFYQDSSILSRPDSNGVMTSVTTMQGINEKILSLNYNKYKAEIKTADAQKSYEDGVTVLVTGCLTGKDNLKRKFAQSFFLAPQDNGFFVLNDVFRFVEDGDLLENHSVNEVNDAATILSSQDPEATHVPDPPAPDLETTQVEENPIMVEETYDTSDHERQYTTESDMEPPSYSNGNDVTVAVEPASTTAQEDSSKKSYASIVKVPKGSPGPSKVYVPTNTVRVASKKAETNLPGPTAPASVPEASAPTSTSALESSDTNEEVEGYSIYIRNLPLNVTTDQLQEEFKKFGPIKQGGVQVRNKKLQGHCFGFVEFESSSSMNSAIQASPITIGGRQAVIEIKRTTTRVGSSERGRFPPAGRGGFRNDSFRGRGNYGGGRSFGRNEYVRRGEFSGRGRGGPAGRSGYGYQARGRGGRSSEANQNAVSA
- the LOC103442430 gene encoding nuclear transport factor 2-like isoform X2 → MALQNAISRPTPSAQLVGNAFIEQYYHILHNNPGLVHRFYQDSSILSRPDSNGVMTSVTTMQGINEKILSLNYNKYKAEIKTADAQKSYEDGVTVLVTGCLTGKDNLKRKFAQSFFLAPQDNGFFVLNDVFRFVEDGDLLENHSVNEVNDAATILSSQDPEATHVPDPPAPDLETTQVEENPIMVEETYDTSDHERQYTTESDMEPPSYSNGNDVTVAVEPASTTAQEDSSKKSYASIVKVPKGSPGPSKVYVPTNTVRVASKKAETNLPGPTAPASVPEASAPTSTSALESSDTNEEVEGYSIYIRNLPLNVTTDQLQEEFKKFGPIKQGGVQVRNKKLQGHCFGFVEFESSSSMNSAIQASPITIGGRQAVIEIKRTTTRVGSSERGRFPPAGRGGFRNDSFRGRGNYGGGRSFGRNEYVRRGEFSGRGRGGPAGRSGYGYQARGRGGRSSEANQNAVSA